GCGTTTCTGTCGATTACTTACCTCGGTGATCATGCCAGAGAGGAGGGTGAGGTGCCGCGCTGAGAGCGCAGAcgggaggaggccggaggCCCGGAGCGGGCTCCCCCAGACGCTCACCTCCTCTGCCGTCGACTTGTACACCGCGCAGCGCCAGTGGAACACATGCTGATCATTCTGCACGAAGAATTTTTCGCCAATGATTTGTCTCTACGGTATAAAAAAGAGGCAAGAACTCAACGGCGCCACCGCCAGAACGGCAAGAACGGCGAACCTGTTCGAGTCGCCAGACGGAATCCGGCAAGCTGCAATTGGAGATCcgctcggcgccgacgagctgcCCGACCCTTCGCTCCACGACGCGCAACGCGTGACCCAGGCCGGCAGGCGCGAGGCGCGCCTCTGCACCCATCTGCGCCACGGCCTCCGGCGACAGCTTCGGGCCGAACCCCCTCGCCGCGACCTCCGGGACGAGCCCCGTGTCCACCCACAGCAGAAACAAGAACCCAAGAATCGTCGCCGCGTAGAGGGCCCAGTCAGGCGACGGGGACCCCACGCCTTTCCTCCCGCCCCCGGCGGCCGCCTCACGCGCCACCTGCCAGGGCCTCCTCGATTTCGCCGTGGACCGCATCGGCGGCGTCCACGGCTCCGTCACCGCTGACCCGGGCGTCGCAGTGTCGCGGCCGAGGAAGAGCGGGCGCGATCTGGGCCTCCGGTCCCTCAGAGCCGCGGCGAAGCACCTCCGCGCGGAGGCGGCCTCGGGCGGGAGGAGATCCCGCGTGGCGTTGATGCTGGCGAGGCAGATCTCGCAGGCGCAGTTCGCGTCCTTGCGGCAGCCCGGGTAGTAGcatccgccgccgtcggcgccggcccaCGGCACGACGATGGAGggcgccggcgtccgcgccgccgcggggtcggagttggaggagcatgaggaggcggtggagcagGGGGTCACGTTGGTGGGGGTGGCGGGGGGAGTGCCCGCTCTCCTGGCCATCGGGTTCGCCGTCTCTCTCTCGTCCATGGATGGATTGGGTTGGGGTTGGTTGGTTTGGGTTTCGATTTGGAGTTATACTGGTCGGAGGAAGAGGGGTTCGAAATTTGAAAGGGGATCCGCCAGCAACGGTCGACCCGAGTTTCGACTTGTGAGCTGCGAATGAACAGGGACAGGTCATCAATTCATCACCTGGAAGCTTGAGTACtcaattgagacatccttgtTCATAAAGTTGATTATTTCTGCCACTCCAATCGAAATCAAGTACTTTCTCCGGccgaaattacttgtcgaaatattgcaCGTATCTAGACACaatttacacatagatacatccgtatttggacaaatttgagacaagttataccgatcggaaggagtacttcATCTGTTCCATAAAGATCGGCACGGATTTGAATTGAGAACGAAAGGAATACTAACGGAGAGTATATTGGAAATTATGTGCAATTtaagtttttcaaatttttaacGGGAAATGCATTTTATGATCCTTCGTAGCCCCTGTTCTGGTGACGATCGCGGCCGTCGTGGCTAGATCAAACACATACTATCACTGCCTCACaaccttcctttttttttccttgacaTGGCCTCGCAATTAACCTCTCTTTTTTCGAAACGGAAGACGGCCTCACAACTTCGCTCAATTTCTACCACATACATTACACAACCTACGAGTCGCATCGCGTCGTGTCGGATCGGGATAAGTGAGAGCAACCTGAAACGGAAGATGGTCTTTGCTTAATTTCCACCGCAAACATTACATAACCCACGAGTCGCATCGCGTCGTGTCAAATCCGGCATACGTGAGAAGaacccaaaacaaaaaatggtaTTACAACTTCGTTTAATCTGTACCGCAAACATTACATAACCCACGAATCGCATCACGTTGTGTCAAATCAGGATACGTGAGAAGaagccaaaacaaaaaatggtaTTACAACTTCGTTTAATCTGTACCGCAAACATTACATAACCCA
This is a stretch of genomic DNA from Brachypodium distachyon strain Bd21 chromosome 1, Brachypodium_distachyon_v3.0, whole genome shotgun sequence. It encodes these proteins:
- the LOC100828237 gene encoding uncharacterized protein LOC100828237, with translation MDERETANPMARRAGTPPATPTNVTPCSTASSCSSNSDPAAARTPAPSIVVPWAGADGGGCYYPGCRKDANCACEICLASINATRDLLPPEAASARRCFAAALRDRRPRSRPLFLGRDTATPGSAVTEPWTPPMRSTAKSRRPWQVAREAAAGGGRKGVGSPSPDWALYAATILGFLFLLWVDTGLVPEVAARGFGPKLSPEAVAQMGAEARLAPAGLGHALRVVERRVGQLVGAERISNCSLPDSVWRLEQNDQHVFHWRCAVYKSTAEEVSVWGSPLRASGLLPSALSARHLTLLSGMITEWSDGKVWPTVRTSNGTSWSYRGRRAAAVQLEPETWMLEYQRSVLFEGTRLLPATMELLMSRCSTMAKRAQRKLSKRRFYGGAGGIQSNPT